The Frondihabitans australicus genome includes a region encoding these proteins:
- the lnt gene encoding apolipoprotein N-acyltransferase — MPRSVTRPARDLRLPLWQALIAAALGGVLLDIAFPSPNVWVAAFPGIALTLLALRGRSLGGAILVGCVGGLTFFFLLIQWVSTYLGPVPWIALAAFEGLFFAAGSVAIALVLRWVPRVLPNAWGRLLVIPIAVGGLWTGREYLAGHYPYGGFAWGRIAESQSTSPLASLAAYLGLSGLSFVIVGVVALLVQLALERPMRVVVRAGVAVVACGVLLVVPAWPTHDAGTTTIAAVQGDSKAGFFQQHQYGDLTNAQVEATYEHVPTSKKVDMVVWPEGASDRDPTRDSFGRYAFDTISQRYDAPLVSGVITQKGTKLYNSSIVWQGGKVTAQYDKRHLVPFGEYVPDRPFFNALAPSLVGLLTRDETSGSGANVLTVNGVKAGFAICFDIVDDALTTQMVNGGAKVILAQTNNADFGRSEENTQQLAIARLRAIETSRPLVNISTVGSSAVISADGKTIDSIPAYKPAAMVTKVTLGSGITPAIRFGGALEAIACWLGLAVLVLSGVGSRILPRRSSVGDDRADGDGSDGAGPHEGRENAPALADA, encoded by the coding sequence GTGCCCCGCTCCGTCACGCGCCCCGCTCGCGACCTCCGGCTGCCGCTGTGGCAGGCGCTCATCGCGGCCGCGCTCGGCGGCGTACTGCTCGACATCGCGTTCCCGAGCCCGAACGTGTGGGTCGCCGCCTTCCCGGGCATCGCGCTGACCCTGCTGGCGCTGCGCGGCCGGTCGCTCGGCGGCGCGATCCTCGTCGGCTGCGTCGGCGGGCTCACGTTCTTCTTCCTGCTGATCCAGTGGGTCAGCACCTACCTCGGGCCTGTGCCGTGGATCGCTCTCGCCGCCTTCGAGGGGCTCTTCTTCGCCGCCGGCAGCGTCGCCATCGCCCTCGTGCTGCGCTGGGTACCCCGCGTCCTGCCGAACGCCTGGGGTCGCCTCCTCGTGATCCCGATCGCCGTGGGCGGGCTATGGACGGGCCGCGAGTACCTGGCCGGCCACTATCCTTACGGCGGGTTCGCCTGGGGCAGGATCGCCGAAAGCCAGTCCACGAGCCCTCTGGCGTCGCTAGCGGCCTACCTCGGCCTCTCCGGGCTGAGCTTCGTGATCGTGGGCGTCGTCGCCCTGCTCGTGCAGCTCGCCCTCGAGCGGCCGATGCGCGTCGTGGTGCGCGCGGGGGTGGCCGTCGTGGCGTGCGGCGTGCTCCTTGTGGTCCCGGCCTGGCCGACGCACGACGCCGGCACGACGACGATCGCGGCGGTGCAAGGCGACAGCAAGGCCGGCTTCTTCCAGCAGCACCAGTACGGCGACCTCACGAACGCCCAGGTCGAGGCGACCTACGAGCACGTGCCGACGTCGAAGAAGGTCGACATGGTCGTCTGGCCCGAGGGCGCCAGCGACCGCGACCCGACGCGCGACAGCTTCGGCCGATACGCGTTCGACACCATCTCGCAGCGCTACGACGCGCCGCTCGTCTCCGGCGTGATCACGCAGAAGGGCACGAAGCTCTACAACTCGTCGATCGTCTGGCAGGGCGGGAAGGTCACGGCGCAGTACGACAAGCGCCACCTCGTGCCGTTCGGCGAGTACGTGCCCGACCGGCCCTTCTTCAACGCCCTGGCGCCCAGCCTCGTCGGCCTCCTCACCCGTGACGAGACTTCGGGCTCAGGAGCCAACGTGCTCACCGTCAACGGCGTCAAGGCCGGGTTCGCGATCTGCTTCGACATCGTCGACGACGCCCTGACGACGCAGATGGTGAACGGGGGAGCGAAGGTGATCCTCGCGCAGACGAACAACGCCGACTTCGGTCGCAGCGAGGAGAACACGCAGCAGCTCGCGATCGCCCGCCTGCGCGCGATCGAGACCTCGCGGCCCCTCGTGAACATCTCCACGGTCGGGTCGAGCGCCGTCATCTCGGCCGACGGGAAGACGATCGACTCGATCCCGGCGTACAAGCCCGCCGCGATGGTGACGAAGGTCACGCTCGGGTCGGGCATCACGCCGGCGATCCGGTTCGGCGGGGCGCTCGAGGCGATCGCGTGCTGGCTCGGGCTGGCCGTGCTGGTGCTCTCGGGTGTCGGCTCGCGGATCCTGCCTCGCCGGTCGTCCGTCGGCGACGATCGTGCCGACGGTGACGGCTCGGACGGCGCAGGCCCTCACGAGGGCAGAGAAAACGCGCCGGCTCTCGCCGACGCGTGA
- a CDS encoding NfeD family protein yields MELFTTYAWIIWGALMLLFVIVEVATVEFTFLMLAVGSLAGLVTDLVGGPFWLQVLVAAVVALLLLFTVRPPLLRALKRGGDPTPSNLDALLGIRGEVLLPLTSTAVGAGPLGQVKLANGETWTARLLAADGTPTLDPGTAVVVTAIEGSTAVVVPAERI; encoded by the coding sequence ATGGAGCTGTTCACCACGTACGCGTGGATCATCTGGGGGGCCCTGATGCTCCTGTTCGTCATCGTCGAGGTGGCGACGGTCGAGTTCACGTTCCTCATGCTCGCGGTCGGCAGCCTCGCCGGCCTCGTCACCGACCTCGTCGGGGGTCCCTTCTGGCTGCAGGTGCTCGTCGCGGCGGTGGTCGCCCTGCTCCTGCTGTTCACCGTCCGCCCGCCCCTGCTGCGGGCCCTCAAGCGCGGCGGCGACCCCACCCCGTCGAATCTCGACGCCCTCCTGGGCATCCGGGGCGAGGTGCTCCTGCCCCTCACCTCGACGGCCGTCGGCGCCGGGCCACTCGGCCAGGTGAAACTCGCCAACGGAGAGACCTGGACGGCGAGGCTCCTCGCCGCCGACGGCACTCCGACACTCGACCCGGGCACGGCCGTCGTCGTGACCGCCATCGAAGGGTCGACGGCCGTCGTCGTCCCCGCTGAAAGGATCTGA
- a CDS encoding SPFH domain-containing protein gives MTTVNPVGIVLAVVLIIVIIFVLVILFRSIRIIPQATAGVVERLGRYHKTLAPGLNILVPFIDRVRPLLDMREQVVSFPPQPVITEDNLVVRIDTVVYFQVTDARAATYEIANYLGAVEQLTTTTLRNVVGGLNLEEALTSRDNINGQLRVVLDEATGKWGIRVGRVELKAIEPPASIQDSMEQQMRAERDRRAQILRAEGTKQSAILNAEGSRQAAILEAEGSAKAQVLRAQGEAEAIQTVFQAIHDGDADPKLLAYQYLQTLPKIADGNASKVWMIPSEFTEALKGIGAGFLGARDALGGAAAAGGAAGAAGAAGAAASDEPRGRRASSGTTGAAPGSLLADALASAAAASKEASTAADAAAEATASAGEVPPAPAPATGDQPGTAAPSAPAPTE, from the coding sequence ATGACCACCGTGAATCCGGTCGGGATCGTCCTCGCCGTCGTCCTGATCATCGTCATCATCTTCGTGCTGGTGATCCTGTTCCGATCCATCCGGATCATCCCCCAGGCGACGGCCGGCGTCGTGGAACGCCTCGGGCGGTACCACAAGACCCTCGCCCCGGGCCTGAACATCCTCGTGCCGTTCATCGACCGGGTCCGCCCGCTGCTCGACATGCGCGAGCAGGTCGTGTCGTTCCCGCCGCAGCCCGTCATCACGGAAGACAACCTCGTCGTTCGCATCGACACCGTCGTCTACTTCCAGGTGACCGACGCCCGGGCCGCGACCTACGAGATCGCGAACTACCTCGGCGCGGTCGAGCAGCTCACCACCACCACCCTCCGAAACGTGGTCGGCGGCCTCAACCTGGAGGAGGCGCTCACCAGCCGCGACAACATCAACGGCCAGCTGCGCGTCGTCCTCGACGAGGCGACGGGAAAGTGGGGCATCCGCGTCGGCCGAGTCGAGCTCAAGGCGATCGAGCCGCCGGCGTCGATCCAGGACTCCATGGAGCAGCAGATGCGCGCCGAGCGAGACCGCCGAGCCCAGATCCTCCGCGCCGAAGGCACGAAGCAGTCCGCGATCCTCAACGCCGAGGGCTCCCGGCAGGCCGCGATCCTCGAGGCCGAAGGTAGCGCGAAGGCCCAGGTCCTCCGGGCCCAGGGTGAGGCCGAGGCCATCCAGACCGTGTTCCAGGCGATCCACGACGGCGACGCCGACCCGAAGCTGCTGGCGTACCAGTACCTCCAGACCCTGCCGAAGATCGCCGACGGCAACGCCAGCAAGGTCTGGATGATCCCGTCGGAGTTCACCGAGGCCCTCAAGGGCATCGGCGCAGGGTTCCTCGGCGCGCGCGACGCACTCGGCGGCGCGGCTGCCGCCGGCGGAGCGGCCGGTGCGGCGGGCGCCGCGGGTGCCGCGGCGTCGGACGAGCCGCGGGGCCGCAGGGCCTCCTCCGGGACGACCGGTGCGGCGCCGGGGTCGCTCCTCGCCGATGCGCTCGCCTCTGCGGCCGCCGCGTCGAAGGAGGCGTCCACGGCGGCGGATGCCGCGGCGGAGGCCACTGCGTCAGCGGGCGAGGTTCCGCCGGCTCCTGCGCCCGCTACAGGCGACCAGCCGGGCACCGCAGCCCCGTCCGCTCCCGCACCGACCGAATGA
- a CDS encoding RNA polymerase-binding protein RbpA, which yields MADRSLRGMRLGSQSLQSEEGVEFSPRKKAVYQTADGATFEVVFAAEAEIPESWQSPKTGQEGTLLSADGKPVEIDRGDTKTPRTHWDMLMERRTRAELEELLQERLDYLRARKGQQKIGA from the coding sequence ATGGCAGATCGCAGTTTGCGCGGAATGAGGCTCGGCAGCCAGAGCCTCCAGAGCGAAGAGGGCGTGGAGTTCTCGCCTCGCAAGAAGGCCGTCTACCAGACGGCCGACGGAGCGACCTTCGAGGTCGTCTTCGCCGCCGAGGCCGAGATCCCCGAGTCCTGGCAGTCCCCCAAGACCGGTCAGGAAGGGACTCTGCTGTCAGCCGACGGCAAGCCCGTCGAGATCGACCGCGGCGACACCAAGACGCCGCGAACCCACTGGGACATGCTCATGGAGCGACGGACACGCGCCGAGCTCGAGGAGCTCCTGCAGGAGCGCCTCGACTACCTGCGCGCACGGAAGGGGCAGCAGAAGATCGGCGCCTAG
- a CDS encoding SDR family oxidoreductase, translating to METPLASGSLEGKRALVTGSSRGVGADTAQYLAAAGAKVVINYRNKEKRAVQLVDKIVAAGGDALAIGADLTDPASVGGMMSTVEKEWGGLDLLVLNASGGMESGMAENYALLLNRDAQVDVLNQALPLMAPGSRVVFVTSHQAHFIRTTETMPEYLPVALSKRAGEDALRELIPSLTEKGISFVVVSGDMIEGTITATLLERSNPGAIASRRESAGKLYNVAEFAAEVASAAVDEIPADHERLVGDVSDFAKA from the coding sequence GTGGAAACCCCGCTCGCATCCGGCTCGCTCGAGGGCAAGCGCGCCCTGGTCACGGGCTCGTCCCGCGGCGTCGGCGCCGACACCGCCCAGTACCTCGCCGCGGCCGGTGCGAAGGTCGTCATCAACTACCGCAACAAGGAGAAGCGCGCGGTCCAGCTGGTCGACAAGATCGTCGCCGCCGGGGGAGACGCTCTCGCGATCGGCGCCGACCTCACCGACCCCGCATCGGTGGGCGGCATGATGTCGACGGTCGAGAAGGAGTGGGGCGGCCTCGACCTCCTGGTGCTGAACGCGTCGGGCGGCATGGAGTCGGGCATGGCCGAGAATTACGCGCTCCTGCTCAACCGCGACGCCCAGGTCGACGTGCTGAACCAGGCCCTGCCGCTCATGGCGCCGGGCTCGCGCGTCGTCTTCGTCACGAGCCACCAGGCGCACTTCATCCGCACCACCGAGACCATGCCCGAGTACCTCCCCGTGGCGCTCTCCAAGCGCGCCGGCGAGGACGCCCTGCGCGAGCTGATCCCGAGCCTGACCGAGAAGGGCATCTCGTTCGTCGTCGTCTCGGGCGACATGATCGAGGGCACCATCACCGCGACGCTGCTCGAGCGCTCGAACCCCGGCGCCATCGCGTCGCGCCGCGAGTCGGCCGGCAAGCTGTACAACGTGGCCGAGTTCGCCGCCGAGGTCGCGAGCGCGGCCGTCGACGAGATCCCCGCCGACCACGAGCGCCTCGTCGGCGACGTGTCGGACTTCGCGAAGGCCTGA
- a CDS encoding LLM class flavin-dependent oxidoreductase: MTTGRGPLELGFLSFVSNPYRGQGLPDDGAARALDDGIRLFQRAEEVGYDIGWIRVRHFEEFPSSPMTLLAAVSQRTSRIRMGTGVIPMRYEDPIRLAEDAATVDLLSGGRLELGLSTGIPEFAATFDPVFGETERSFADESQHRLGRLVSALRGDTVANSGAGYMSIPADTDLIVRPHSPGLADRVWYGAGSLRSAARTGSQGLDLHVSTLNTEETGDTFAAGQAKQLRAYREAFAEATAGSGREPRVAAGRIILPLMSTADEEAYAGFIAGYAERMHDDGRPHDENVKIRFDRVHAGSPSQIVDELLADEALDEVTELTLTLPANGGLDAHLRTIEAVAEHVAPALGWVPATASA; the protein is encoded by the coding sequence GTGACGACGGGTCGCGGTCCGCTCGAACTCGGCTTCCTCTCGTTCGTCTCGAACCCCTACCGGGGTCAGGGTCTGCCCGACGACGGCGCCGCACGAGCACTCGACGACGGCATCCGGCTCTTCCAGCGCGCCGAGGAGGTCGGATACGACATCGGCTGGATCCGGGTGCGCCACTTCGAGGAGTTTCCCTCGAGTCCGATGACCCTTCTCGCCGCCGTCTCGCAGCGCACCAGCCGCATCCGCATGGGCACCGGCGTGATCCCGATGCGCTACGAAGACCCGATCCGCCTCGCCGAGGACGCCGCGACCGTCGACCTGCTGAGCGGCGGCCGCCTCGAACTCGGCCTGTCGACCGGCATCCCCGAGTTCGCCGCGACCTTCGACCCGGTCTTCGGCGAGACCGAGCGGTCGTTCGCCGACGAGTCGCAGCACCGACTCGGCCGCCTCGTGTCGGCGCTCCGCGGCGACACCGTCGCGAACTCCGGCGCCGGCTACATGTCGATCCCCGCCGACACCGACCTCATCGTGAGGCCCCACTCGCCCGGCCTCGCCGACCGGGTCTGGTACGGCGCAGGATCCCTCCGCTCTGCCGCGAGAACCGGCTCGCAGGGGCTCGACCTGCACGTCTCGACCCTCAACACCGAGGAGACCGGCGACACGTTCGCCGCCGGTCAGGCGAAGCAGCTCCGCGCATACCGGGAGGCGTTCGCCGAGGCCACCGCCGGCAGCGGCCGGGAGCCCCGCGTCGCGGCGGGCCGCATCATCCTGCCGCTCATGTCGACGGCCGACGAGGAGGCGTACGCCGGCTTCATCGCGGGCTACGCCGAGCGCATGCACGACGACGGCCGCCCGCACGACGAGAACGTGAAGATCCGCTTCGACCGGGTGCACGCCGGGTCTCCGTCGCAGATCGTCGACGAGCTGCTCGCCGACGAGGCGCTCGACGAGGTCACCGAGCTGACGCTCACTCTGCCCGCGAACGGTGGCCTCGACGCGCACCTCCGCACGATCGAGGCGGTGGCCGAGCACGTGGCACCGGCGCTCGGGTGGGTGCCCGCCACCGCGTCGGCCTGA
- a CDS encoding DEAD/DEAH box helicase, with product MRNSTPNSRENSWVTSSEPSAAERFAASRNRQKTPALQAFRARLRFGLDPFQIAACEVVEQGRSVLVAAPTGAGKTLVAEFAIHLAMQDPRDKVFYTAPMKALSNQKFQELVAEYGASEVGLLTGDTNVNSRARIVVMTTEVLRNMLYAGSDLLDDLRYVVLDEVHFLGDRFRGAVWEEVIIHLPQDVRMVSLSATVSNAEEFGDWLMAVRGETDVIVSEERPVPLQQHVLVGNKYLDLFDSTGKAATNRVNPELVRAASLSTRAGSRSGRAGTGSHGYRGRGGTRGKGPSRPVQSGPQAFGRMDRWRVVELLDGKNLLPAIFFVFSRAGCDQAVRQVLRSGIRLTSAADRDEIRQVVDDHCRTLRDEDLAVLGYYEWVEGLERGVAAHHAGLLPAFKEVVEELFQRKLLKVVFATETLALGINMPARSVVLEKLEKYNGEARVPITPGEYTQLTGRAGRRGIDVEGHSVIQWAQGLDPQAVAALASRRTYPLNSSFRPTYNMAVNLIEQFGRARTREVLETSFAQFQADRAVVDLARKARSQQQSLDGYAKSMECHLGDFGEYFEIRQQISELEKQGASRGEVQSRSERDRRQQRITALRRQMRTHVCNECPEREQHARWAERWYKLKKQHDQLSAQIRGRTGAVAKVFDRVTDVLLDLGYLVPRGAGSTGETPVLHDSSSVSRTAEVLVAAPGRALRRIYGDRDLLVAECLRRGAWNSLDVPSIAAMAATLVYEPRRDEGMLGDRFLPRGEYRTALDRTQTIWSELDDLEQAHRLPGTSQPSPGLALAMYKWARGADLDTVLDDADLAAGDFVRWTKQTIDLLDQLSIVADAPVGSNARRALDAVRRGIVAYSAV from the coding sequence ATGCGGAACTCGACGCCGAACTCGCGGGAGAATAGCTGGGTGACTTCCAGCGAGCCCTCCGCGGCTGAACGGTTCGCCGCGTCCCGCAACCGGCAGAAGACCCCGGCCCTCCAGGCCTTCCGCGCGCGGCTGAGGTTCGGTCTCGACCCGTTCCAGATCGCCGCCTGCGAGGTCGTCGAGCAGGGCCGCAGCGTCCTGGTCGCGGCCCCGACGGGCGCCGGCAAGACCCTCGTCGCCGAGTTCGCGATCCACCTCGCGATGCAGGATCCCCGCGACAAGGTCTTCTACACAGCCCCGATGAAGGCGCTGAGCAACCAGAAGTTCCAAGAGCTCGTCGCCGAGTACGGCGCCAGCGAGGTGGGCCTGCTCACGGGCGACACCAACGTCAACAGCCGCGCCCGCATCGTCGTCATGACGACCGAGGTGCTCCGCAACATGCTCTACGCCGGCAGCGACCTGCTCGACGACCTGCGCTACGTGGTCCTCGACGAGGTGCACTTCCTCGGCGACCGGTTCCGCGGCGCCGTGTGGGAGGAGGTGATCATCCACCTCCCTCAGGACGTCCGGATGGTCTCCCTCTCGGCGACCGTGTCGAACGCCGAGGAGTTCGGCGACTGGCTCATGGCCGTGCGCGGCGAGACCGACGTCATCGTCTCCGAAGAGCGCCCCGTGCCGCTGCAGCAGCACGTGCTCGTCGGCAACAAGTACCTCGACCTCTTCGACTCCACCGGCAAGGCGGCCACGAACCGGGTCAACCCCGAGCTGGTCCGCGCGGCGTCGCTGTCGACGAGGGCAGGATCCCGATCGGGTCGCGCCGGCACCGGCTCGCACGGCTACCGCGGTCGCGGCGGCACCCGCGGCAAGGGCCCGTCGCGGCCGGTGCAGAGCGGCCCGCAGGCGTTCGGCCGCATGGACCGCTGGCGCGTCGTCGAGCTGCTCGACGGCAAGAACCTCCTGCCGGCGATCTTCTTCGTCTTCAGCCGCGCCGGCTGCGACCAGGCGGTCCGCCAGGTGCTCCGGTCGGGCATCCGCCTCACGAGCGCCGCAGACCGCGACGAGATCCGTCAGGTCGTCGACGACCACTGCCGCACGCTCCGCGACGAGGATCTCGCGGTCCTGGGCTACTACGAGTGGGTCGAGGGGCTGGAGCGCGGAGTCGCGGCGCACCATGCCGGGCTCCTGCCCGCCTTCAAAGAGGTGGTCGAAGAGCTGTTCCAGCGGAAGCTGCTCAAGGTCGTGTTCGCCACCGAGACCCTGGCGCTCGGCATCAACATGCCGGCACGGTCGGTCGTGCTCGAGAAGCTCGAGAAGTACAACGGCGAAGCGCGCGTGCCGATCACGCCGGGGGAGTACACCCAGCTCACCGGCCGCGCCGGCCGTCGCGGCATCGACGTCGAGGGCCACTCGGTGATCCAGTGGGCGCAGGGGCTCGACCCGCAGGCCGTCGCCGCCCTCGCCTCGCGCCGCACCTACCCGCTGAACTCCAGCTTCCGGCCGACCTACAACATGGCCGTCAACCTCATCGAGCAGTTCGGCCGGGCCCGGACGCGCGAGGTGCTCGAGACGTCGTTCGCGCAGTTCCAGGCCGACCGCGCCGTCGTCGACCTCGCCCGCAAGGCGCGCAGCCAGCAGCAGTCGCTCGACGGCTACGCGAAGTCGATGGAGTGCCACCTCGGCGACTTCGGCGAGTACTTCGAGATCCGGCAGCAGATCTCCGAGCTCGAGAAGCAGGGCGCCTCACGCGGCGAGGTCCAGAGCCGCTCCGAACGCGACCGTCGGCAGCAGCGCATCACCGCCCTTCGGCGTCAGATGCGCACCCACGTGTGCAACGAGTGCCCCGAGCGCGAGCAGCATGCCCGCTGGGCCGAGCGCTGGTACAAGCTCAAGAAGCAGCACGATCAGCTCTCGGCGCAGATCCGCGGCCGCACCGGCGCCGTCGCGAAGGTCTTCGACCGGGTGACCGACGTGCTGCTCGACCTCGGCTACCTCGTGCCCCGGGGGGCCGGCTCGACCGGCGAGACGCCCGTCCTGCACGACTCCTCGTCGGTGTCGCGCACGGCCGAGGTCCTCGTCGCCGCCCCCGGTCGCGCCCTGCGGCGCATCTACGGCGACCGAGACCTCCTCGTCGCCGAGTGCCTGCGCCGCGGCGCCTGGAACTCGCTCGACGTGCCGTCGATCGCCGCCATGGCCGCGACGCTCGTCTACGAGCCGCGACGCGACGAGGGAATGCTCGGCGACCGGTTCCTGCCCCGCGGCGAGTACCGCACCGCCCTCGACCGAACCCAGACGATCTGGTCCGAGCTCGACGACCTCGAGCAGGCGCACCGACTGCCCGGCACGTCGCAGCCGTCGCCCGGGCTCGCCCTGGCCATGTACAAGTGGGCCCGCGGAGCAGACCTCGACACGGTCCTCGACGACGCCGACCTCGCCGCCGGCGACTTCGTCCGCTGGACCAAGCAGACCATCGACCTCCTCGACCAGCTCTCGATCGTGGCCGACGCGCCGGTCGGGTCGAACGCCCGCCGGGCACTCGACGCGGTGCGGCGGGGGATCGTGGCGTACAGCGCGGTCTGA
- a CDS encoding glycerophosphodiester phosphodiesterase family protein, with protein MSDWFSGPRPRVIAHRGLALGAPENTLLAFVQAMAIGVTHLETDVHATSDGVAVISHDPDLGRLTGDSTPLASRTRDELRRVRLGADQTVSTLADLLDALPDAFFNIDLKVDAVVEPAVAAIDAARACDRVLITSFDDRRRQRALDALPGVATSPGSRGVVAAALAGRLRAPMIARRVFDSVDALQIPEHHRGVRILTPELVRLAHNRGVEVHVWTVNDPADMRRLLDLGVDGLITDRADLALDVVAARA; from the coding sequence ATGAGCGACTGGTTCTCGGGGCCTCGGCCGCGGGTGATCGCGCACCGCGGTCTCGCGCTCGGGGCTCCCGAGAACACTCTTCTCGCCTTCGTGCAGGCCATGGCGATCGGCGTCACCCACCTCGAGACGGACGTCCACGCCACGAGTGACGGCGTCGCCGTGATCAGTCACGACCCCGACCTCGGGCGCCTGACCGGCGACTCGACGCCCCTGGCGTCGCGCACTCGCGACGAGCTGCGACGAGTGCGGCTCGGTGCCGACCAGACCGTGTCGACCCTCGCCGATCTGCTCGACGCTCTCCCCGACGCGTTCTTCAACATCGACCTCAAGGTCGACGCCGTGGTCGAGCCCGCCGTCGCCGCGATCGACGCGGCGCGCGCCTGCGACCGGGTGCTGATCACCTCGTTCGACGACCGCCGGCGGCAGCGGGCCCTCGACGCCCTCCCCGGCGTGGCCACCTCCCCCGGGTCGCGCGGGGTCGTCGCCGCGGCACTGGCCGGGCGGCTCCGCGCGCCGATGATCGCCCGCCGGGTCTTCGACTCCGTCGACGCGCTCCAGATCCCCGAGCATCACCGCGGCGTGCGGATCCTCACACCCGAGCTCGTGCGCCTGGCGCACAACCGCGGCGTCGAGGTGCACGTCTGGACGGTCAACGATCCCGCCGACATGCGCCGCCTGCTCGATCTGGGCGTCGACGGGCTCATCACCGATCGGGCCGATCTCGCCCTCGACGTCGTCGCCGCACGCGCGTGA
- a CDS encoding glycosyltransferase — protein sequence MELSVVVPTFNEAPNVAELVRRVHAAVSEAGIDTEIVFVDDSRDNTPDVIREVAKTAPLPVRMIHRDVPVGGLSGAVIEGLRSSDSTWQVVMDGDLQHRPETIPSLVAKGTVDGVDVVVASRHVAGGSSDGLSNGLRRFVSQVSIQVTKALFPKRLGGTTDPMSGFFAVRRESIDLEGLHPRGFKILLEILARQDLQIGEVPLVFEARLAGTSKADMKQGIALGRQLFDLKFGRISGFAAIGALGAVANLVILAGLQHFGVGYLAAACIAAIVTIIGNFLLQERFIFNDLKAGARGVWKRWWHTFAFNGTESAVRTFALWVIVETTHLPSVPVQAVLIVIGFTLRYLYQSRVVYKQHEQAPAEIVTLDEILDHEHAPTSPALAEEPAA from the coding sequence ATGGAGCTCTCCGTCGTCGTCCCCACCTTCAATGAGGCACCCAATGTCGCCGAACTGGTGAGGCGCGTGCACGCGGCGGTCTCGGAAGCCGGGATCGACACCGAGATCGTCTTCGTCGACGACTCCCGCGACAACACGCCCGACGTGATCCGCGAGGTCGCGAAGACCGCTCCGCTGCCCGTCCGCATGATCCACCGCGACGTCCCCGTCGGCGGCCTCTCGGGCGCCGTGATCGAGGGCCTCCGGTCGTCCGACTCGACCTGGCAGGTCGTCATGGACGGCGACTTGCAGCACCGTCCCGAGACCATCCCGTCGCTCGTCGCCAAGGGCACGGTCGACGGCGTCGACGTCGTCGTCGCCTCCCGCCACGTCGCCGGCGGCTCGAGCGACGGCCTGAGCAACGGACTGCGTCGCTTCGTGTCGCAGGTGTCGATCCAGGTGACGAAGGCCCTGTTCCCGAAGCGTCTCGGCGGCACCACCGACCCGATGAGCGGCTTCTTCGCGGTTCGCCGCGAGTCGATCGACCTCGAGGGGCTCCACCCGCGCGGCTTCAAGATCCTGCTCGAGATCCTCGCCCGCCAAGACCTCCAGATCGGCGAGGTCCCGCTCGTGTTCGAGGCCCGCCTCGCCGGCACGTCGAAGGCCGACATGAAGCAGGGCATCGCCCTCGGCCGCCAGCTCTTCGACCTCAAGTTCGGCCGCATCTCCGGTTTCGCCGCCATCGGCGCCCTCGGTGCGGTGGCGAACCTCGTGATCCTCGCGGGTCTTCAGCACTTCGGCGTCGGCTACCTCGCCGCCGCCTGCATCGCCGCGATCGTGACGATCATCGGCAACTTCCTGCTGCAGGAGCGCTTCATCTTCAACGACCTCAAGGCCGGCGCCCGCGGCGTGTGGAAGCGCTGGTGGCACACCTTCGCCTTCAACGGCACCGAGTCGGCCGTCCGCACCTTCGCGCTCTGGGTGATCGTCGAGACGACGCACCTGCCGAGCGTGCCGGTGCAGGCCGTGCTGATCGTCATCGGCTTCACTCTGCGCTACCTCTACCAGTCGCGCGTCGTCTACAAGCAGCACGAGCAGGCTCCGGCCGAGATCGTCACCCTCGACGAGATCCTCGACCACGAGCACGCCCCGACCTCGCCGGCGCTGGCCGAGGAGCCCGCCGCGTAG
- a CDS encoding NUDIX hydrolase, with amino-acid sequence MSDSGRVSDSGPVSDSDRVILRATSRLVVIDEDDRVLLMLTKAPDTSGSARWITPGGGVDEGETHAEAAIRELHEETGQTIADPGPVVYTEDFAVPWDAADHTHGHAEFYVVHLPHFDIVEDDWTDDERVDILESRWWSLAELESTDEPLEPAVLVDLVRRALA; translated from the coding sequence GTGAGCGACTCCGGCCGCGTGAGCGACTCCGGCCCCGTGAGCGACTCCGACCGCGTGATCCTGCGCGCCACCTCGCGTCTCGTCGTGATCGACGAGGACGATCGCGTGCTGCTCATGCTGACGAAAGCGCCCGACACGTCCGGTTCGGCGCGCTGGATCACGCCCGGCGGCGGAGTCGACGAGGGCGAGACGCACGCCGAGGCTGCCATTCGGGAGCTCCACGAGGAGACCGGGCAGACGATCGCGGATCCTGGGCCCGTCGTCTACACCGAGGACTTCGCGGTGCCGTGGGACGCCGCCGACCACACGCACGGCCACGCCGAGTTCTACGTCGTGCACCTGCCGCACTTCGACATCGTCGAGGACGACTGGACCGACGACGAGAGGGTCGACATCCTCGAATCGCGCTGGTGGTCGCTCGCCGAGCTCGAGTCGACCGACGAGCCGCTCGAGCCGGCCGTGCTGGTCGACCTGGTGCGCAGGGCCCTGGCGTGA